DNA from Sinorhizobium arboris LMG 14919:
TCGAGAATTTCACCAAGGCGCTGTCGCGTGTTTCGATGCCGACCCTGCTCATGAACGGCGTGATCGTCTGCGCGATGATCTTCGTCGTTCAGGTCGTGGTCGCCATTCCCTGCGCCTACGCAATGGCGAAACTCAAATTCCGCGCCGCACGGCTGATGATGGTGCTGGTGATGCTCGGGCTCCTGGTGCCGATCCATGCGACCGCGCTGCCGCTCTATGTCGCCTTCGATCGGTTGGCCGTGCTCAACAGCTATACCGCACTCGTCGCGCCCTTTTCGATTTCGGTCTTCGCGATCTTCCTGTTCCTGCAGTTCTTCCGCGCCATTCCCGACGACCTGATCCATGCCGCGCGGCTCGACGGCATGTCGGAGATCGGCATCGTGGCGCGGGTCGTCGTGCCCAACGCGTGGCCGGCGATCACCGCCTTCGCGATCTTCTCGGTGGTGGCGCACTGGAACGACCTGTTCTGGCCGCTGGTGGTCGTCACCAATCAGCACTACGCCACGCCGCCGCTCGGTCTTCTCTATTTCCGCGCCGCGGAAGCCGGCGACGATTACGGCGCGCTGATGGCCGCCACGCTGATCATCACGCTTCCCCTCGTCGCCGCGTTCCTCGTCGCACAGAAGCGCTTCGTCGAGGGCATAACCATGACCGGTCTCAAGGGCTGACCGGTCCAACCAGGAGAACCTCATGAAACACTTCAGGCAACTTCTCGCCGCCGCGGCGGTATCGATGACCCTTGCAGTTCCGGCGCAGGCCGAAACCGTGCTGACGGTCCATTATCCGATGCCGGGCTTCTTCAAGGATGTGATGGATACGATCTCGAAGAAGTTCATGGAGGAAAATCCGGACATCAAGATCGCCTTCGCCAATCCTTCCGCAACTTACGAGGAAGGCATCCAGACGATCATGCGCCAGGCCGGCACGGCCGAAATGCCCGATATCACCTTCATTGGGCTTAACCGCCTGCGCATGCTCAACGAGCGCGACGTTCCGGTCGATCTCGGACCCTTCATCGGCAAAGACGGCAACATGGCCGAACAGGGCTTCTCGGAGAACATCCTGAAGCTCGCCCAGGTCGGCGGCAAGCAGGTGGGCCTTGCCTTCGCGACCTCCAATCCGATCATGTATTACAATGCCGACCTCGTGCGCAAAGCGGGCGGGGACCCGGATAGTCCTCCGAAGACCTGGGATGAGGTGATAGAGCTCGGCGGCAAGATCAAGGCGCTGGGGGATGGCGTCGAGGGCATCGATTTCCGCTGGCAGGGTGACGACTGGATGTTCTCCGCGCTTCTCTTCGGCGCCGGCGGCCGCATGCTCACCGAGGACGAGAGCAAAGTTGCCTTCAATGGCGAGGAAGGTCGCAAGGCGATCGAAGTCCTCGACCGCATGGTCAAGGAAGGCGGCCTGCCGGTGCTCGCCAAACAGGCCGGCGAACAGGCCTTCGTCGCTGGAAAGATCGGCTTCGCCTTCCAGACGACCGGTGCGTTGCGCAACACGATCAAGAATGTCGGCGACAAGTTCGGCGCCCATTCCGCGGATCGACCCTGTAAACGGCAAGCTGCCGACCGGCGGCAATGCGGTCGTGATCCTGACGCGCGACGCCGACAAGCAGAGTGCGGCGTGGAAGTTCGCCAAGTTCGCTGCCGGTCCCTATGGCGCCTCGGTCGTCGTTCCGGGTACCGGCTATGTGCCGAACAACGAGCTTGCGGCGAAGTCGCCGGAATATCTCGCGAACTTCTACAAGGAAAACCCGCTCTTCCGCGCCGGTCTCGAACAGATGCCCGTGATGATCCCGTGGTATGCCTTCCCCGGTACGAACGGCGTCAAGGTCACGCAGACGATCGTCGAGAACCTGTCGCGCGTCGTCGAACAGTCGGCGACGCCCGAAGAGGCGCTGAACGACGCGGCCGCGGAAGTGGAAAGCCTGCTGCCGCGCAGCTGAGCTATCCGGGTGTCCCCGCCTGCGGAGCGTTCTGCGCAGGCGGGATGCCGCGCAGGGATGGGCGAATCATCAGGTCCCCCTGAATGGCTGTGCCACGGCGCGGTGCGCGGCTTCCCGCGCGCTTGGCGAAAGCATTTCCTGGCTCCGAATTGCTTCAGGTGTGGAAGATTTCCGGACTGGGGGCTCCGGCTTTATAATCATGGATCGGCGAGCGCTTTCCTTCGGTCCAGAGACCCGGAAGGACGTGCCCCACGACTTGTTCATGTACGGCTGCTTTGCGGCACGTCGCGAAGAAAGGCATAAGCTATGACCGATAATTCTGCACTTCAGAGCTCGATGGCTTTTCTCGGCCGCCTGCTTCTCTCCGGCATATTCCTCACTTCGGGTTTCGGGAAACTCGCCGATCCCTCCGGCACAATCGGCTACATCGCGTCTGCTGGTCTGCCCCTACCTTCGGCCGCCTACGTCGTCGCCCTTGTCGTGGAAATCGGCGTTGGCATCCTGCTCGTCATCGGTTACCGGGCCAGGTGGATGGCACTGGTTCTGGCAGCCTTTACGCTCGCGTCGGCGGTCGGCTTTCACGCCAACTTCGCCGACCAGAACCAGATGATCCACTTCATGAAGAATCTCGCGATCGCCGGCGGCTTCCTGCAGATCGCCGCCTTCGGGGCGGGCGCGTTCAGTCTGGACCGACGGGCCGGCCGCATCTGAGGGGGCTCTACGTCTGGTGCTTGCCCCACCTTTCGCAAGGCGTTTGCGGAGGTTTGTGGCTTTCCAATGGATCAATTAGCCGTGGTCAGGCTCCGGTGACGACGGGCGCTAAACGCAGTTGGCCAAGAAGCTCCTGAAATTGCAATTCAGGGAAATCTTCACACTCAGGTTGTGGCAAAAGCCGCGCTTCGGCTTCCGCATATTGGACGAGAAAATACTCCAAATGTGAATGAAATTGATCAGCTTCGGGACGCGGCGGGAAAGCGCTGAAAACAGGCGGCGCCAATGAGGGATGAAGGGCAAATGGGGAGCCTTGCCGCAACTTGGCGCCCATCCGGCGAGGCGCCCGGAAGTAAGTTGTTAACCTTCATTTCCTATTCCCTAGGGCAGCCCCATCGATGATGAATTTCGAGTTTTCAGGCCATGCGCATTCCCCGGACAAATTTCTCGACTGCAGCTTTGTACGACCCACATCAGGCGGATGATTTCGAGAATCCGCATCCGGTTGCGCAAGGTGGCGCCCATGTTCCGGCGCCTGAGCCGGCTGCTCACGACCATCTGTTCGAGGCACCGGAAGCGCCGCGACGCGGGCCCGGCCATCGGGAGGAGGAGGCAGTCTATACGGCGCGCGCCGCCCGGCTCTACGGTCATGGGTCCGCCTATGCTCCGGCAGAGGTTACGGTCTCGACGCGCGATCCGCTTCCCACGCTTGCCGAGATCACGGGTCTTTCCGGCGAGCCCGGTTGGGAGAGCCATTTCTTCCTGTCGCCGAACGTGCGCTTCACGCGCACGCCCGAGCGCGAATTCATGAAGCGCCGTCCGCCGGCAACCGAGGAGACCGAGCCCGACGCCGACGAAGCCGCGGCGGAAACGCCCGGGGCCGAGGCCGTGACGGAGAGCATGCCGGTCGAGCCCGCGCCGCCCGTCGTCGAACCGGAACTTCCGTCCTATAGCCCGTCCGAGCTGCTGCGCGTGCTGACGCAGCAGCTTCCTTCCTGGAGCGCTGCACGTTCGCCGGTGCCGGAAGCGAGCATCGCCGAAACGGAAGCTGTCGATAGCCCGGCCGTGGTGGGGGAAGACCGCGCCATTGCTGAAACGCCATCTGCCCTGCCGGTAACGGACGAAGCGCCTGTGGTTCCGCAAGCACTGCCTGTCGCGAACCTTGCGCCCCGGAATGCCGGAGTGGAGCCGGACGTGCCCCATCAAGCAGATGCGCGCCTGGCCTATCTTTCCGATTTTGCGTTTTTCGAGTTCATGCCGCTCGAAGCGGCGGCTGTTCCGCCGACTGTCGCGGAACCTGTGAAGGAAGTCGCGGCCGTTCCAGCGCCGATCGCAGCCGCGCCGGAGATCTCGCCACCAAAGATCGTCGCCGCAACGCCTGTCGAGATCCGGCCGCAGCCACCCACGGCGATAAGCGCGCTGTTCCGGGTGGTGGAATGCCGGCGGCCCGAGCCCGCCGCTGCCGAACCGGTCCCGGCCGCGCCGCAGGATTTTGCCGCTGAGCCGGCCGCCGCGGAGGCTGCCGCCCCCGTTATAGCCGACGCACCCGCTCCGGCACCGGCCGAACCCGTCGCGCCCGCCATCGTGCCCGCAAGCCAACCGGCTCCCGAAGCGCCGGTGACCAAGGCGGCGATCACCATGCCGGCCGTCATACAGCGCTCGTCGCCGTCTCTGCCCCCGGTCGGCGCGACCGAGCGGCTGCAGGGAGGAGACGCCTACGCATTTCCGTCGAAGGAACTTCTGCAGGAGCCGCCGCAAGGCCAGGGCTTCTTCATGACGCAGGAGCAGCTCGAGCAAAATGCCGGACTGCTCGAAAGCGTGCTCGAGGACTTCGGCGTCAAGGGCGAAATCATCCATGTACGACCCGGCCCGGTCGTCACGCTTTACGAATTCGAGCCCGCGCCGGGGGTCAAGTCCTCCCGCGTCATCGGTTTGGCCGACGATATCGCCCGGTCGATGTCGGCGCTCTCCGCCCGCGTCGCTGTGGTGCCAGGGCGCAACGTCATCGGCATCGAACTGCCGAATGCGACGCGCGAGACCGTCTACTTCCGCGAGCTGATCGAATCCGGCGATTTCCAGAAGACCGGTTGCAAGCTGGCGCTTTGCCTCGGCAAGACGATCGGCGGCGAACCGGTGATCGCCGAGCTCGCAAAAATGCCGCATCTGCTCGTCGCCGGCACCACCGGCTCGGGCAAGTCGGTCGCGATCAACACCATGATCCTGTCGCTCCTCTACCGGCTGAAGCCCGAGGAATGCCGGCTGATCATGGTCGATCCGAAGATGCTCGAACTCTCCGTCTATGACGGCATCCCGCATCTGCTGACGCCTGTCGTCACCGATCCGAAGAAGGCGGTGATGGCGCTCAAATGGGCGGTGCGCGAGATGGAGGACCGCTATCGCAAGATGTCGCGGCTCGGCGTCCGCAACATCGACGGCTACAATCAACGTGCCGCGACTGCGCGGGAGAAGGGTGAGCCGATCATAGCGACAGTCCAGACCGGCTTCGAAAAGGGCACCGGCGAACCGCTCTTCGAGCAGCAGGAAATGGATCTGTCGCCAATGCCCTATATCGTCGTCATCGTCGACGAGATGGCCGACCTGATGATGGTCGCCGGCAAGGAGATCGAAGGGGCGATCCAGCGGCTGGCGCAGATGGCGCGTGCCGCCGGCATCCACCTGATCATGGCGACGCAGCGCCCCTCCGTCGACGTCATCACCGGCACGATCAAGGCGAACTTCCCCACCCGCATCTCCTTCCAGGTGACGTCGAAGATCGACAGCCGCACCATCCTCGGCGAGCAGGGAGCCGAGCAGCTCCTAGGCCAGGGCGACATGCTGCACATGGCCGGGGGCGGCCGCATCGCCCGCGTTCACGGCCCCTTCGTCTCCGACAACGAGGTCGAGCAGGTGGTCGCCCACCTCAAGACGCAGGGCCGCCCGGAATATCTCGAGACGGTGACGGCGGACGAAGAGGAAGAGGAGCCGGAAGAAGATCAGGGCGCCGTGTTCGACAAGAGCGCGATTGCCGCCGAAGACGGCAATGAACTCTACGACCAGGCGGTGAAAGTGGTGCTGCGGGACAAGAAGTGCTCGACCTCCTATATTCAGCGCCGCCTCGGCATCGGGTACAACCGCGCCGCGTCCCTGGTCGAACGGATGGAGAAGGACGGCCTGGTCGGTCCGGCGAACCACGTCGGTAAACGCGAGATCATCTACGGCAACCGCGACAGCGCGCCGAAGCCGGACAGCGACGATTTGGACTGAGATATCGGTCGCTCTGCTCCCTCCGGCCTGCGGGCGAGAGGGAGCTAAAGCACTTCCGGGAAAAGTGTGCGACGGTTTTCCGTCCGGAAGTGCGTTAGATCAAACGGTTAGAGCACTTCAGTGTTTCCATGAAACACTGAGGTGCTCTATGGATCACGGCCGCACTGTGATGTGGCCCTTCATGTTGGGATGATAGCGGCAGATATAATCGAAGCTGCCCGGCTCCTGCAGCAGCAGGCGGGCGGATTTTCTCGCCGCCAGAATCACGTCTGCGCCGCCTTTGACGGTCGCCGTATGGACGAGCGCATCCCTGTTGATCCACTCGATCTCGTCGCCCACCTTTGCCTCGATCTCCGCGGGCGAATAGACGAGGCGATCGATCGTCACCTCGATGGTTTCCGCCTGCGAAGGAGCGGCGACGGCGGCCGCTCCCATCGACAGTGCGGCAATCGCCGCTCGCGATGTGAACATCGTCGCGCTCACTTCAATTCGGCCGCGACGTGTTCGGCATGCTGCTCATGCCCCTGGAACAGCTTCAGCCCGGTCTCGAGCAGCGATTTGAGCTCGGCATTTTGAGCCGACGGGATCAGCAGCGTTTCCAACGCGCCGTTGACCTGCTTGTGATAGGCGATCTCGTGCTCGATATAGGCCCTGTCGAATTCTGCGCCCTTAAGCTCCGCCAGTTCCTGGCGCTTCGTCTCGGCCGCTTGCGAGAGTGACTTGCTCGTGTCGTTGTCTTCGGGCGTGACGTTGAGCTTTTTGACGAGATCCAGGGCTTGCTTGTTCACCGAGTCGTGGTCGCGCAGCATGCTCTCGGCGAATTCGACGACGGTCCTGTTCTTTGACGTGGCTATCGCCTGTTTGGCGGCCTCTATGTCGATGACACCGGCGGTATAGGCGATATGGGCGATCTGCGGATCGGTCGGCTTGTCGTTGCCGAACGCCCCGCTGGCGCCGAGAAGGAGGGCGGCTACGGCCGCTGCGGTCGTCAGGCGGATGGTCATGGGATGTTCCTTTCCTCGAAGATCAAAGCGCGGTTTGAATGACATGCTTTGGATGCTTCGCGGCGCGAACCGTTCCCGCTATTTTTCTTTTGCTTCCCGGTGCTGAGACGAGATGCGGACAAGAACGGTCTCGGTCAGGCGCTCGCAGCGCCTTCCCGCGAAAGGAAACGCATCGAGCAGAACGGGGCCGATCTGCCGTTCCAATCGATCCTTGAGGATGCGGCGCGCCCGGTGCAGCCTCGTGCGTGCCGTTTCCGGCTTGAGATCGAGGAGGGCGGCCGCCTCTTCGTTGCCGAGTCCTTCGATGACGCGCAGCACGAAGACGCTTCGGTAGGCATCCGGCAGATCGTCCGTCAATCTTTCGACGAGATCGAGGATTTGGCGCTGTGCCATCGTCTTCTCCGGATCGCTGATGCCTGCATTGAGGGGAAAGGCGATAATCTCCGCCTCTTGCGATTGCCGCATGTCCTTGGCCGATTTCGTCTCGCGGCGTCTTTTTCGCAGGCGGCCGAGCGCCTCGTTGATCACGATGCGGGCGAGCCAGGTCGTGATCGCAGCGTCGCCGCGAAACCGGTGAAAATGCGTGAAGGCGCGGACATAGGCCTCCTGCAGCGCGTCTTCCGCATCGCCGCTGTCGCGCAGGATGCTTCGGGCAATCCGGTAGAGCTTGCGGTTGTGCGCCTGCATGATCGCGCGGAAACGGGCGAGATCCTGCGGGGAGGGCGGCGCATTCACGCCAAGGTCGGGTTCAGCGATAGGCATGGTCGGGCTCCTTCCGACATATTGGATGCCCTGTCTCCGGAAATGTTCCCAGCAATGCTTTCGCACATTTTTGGATATTATCAGTGAATGAGGAAGGTGGCTTCTTCTGTAAGGAGAGCGAGACCCGATCCGGATCGGCGCTTCGCCTGAAAAGAGAAAGCCCGGCGCGGGAGGAGGTGCGCCGGGCTTTCGATCCTGACCGGCAACTGGGAGGAGGAGGAGGGTTGCCGATCCCGCGATGGAACCGGGAGGAGGAGTGTTCCATCGACAGTCCTATAGTAATGCTGCAGTGCAGCATCTTCAAGATCGAAAATGAAATTTTTTCCAGCCGATAAAATCTGTGCGGCCATCAGTGCGGTGGCGAGGACGCTTGCCTTTGCCGCCATGTGCGCCAGATTCGAAACGCAAAGGAGGATAGGTGCCATGATGGAGGACCGCAGGGCCGCTTTGGTCAGGATCACCGGGCGGGTACAGGGTGTCTCTTTTCGCGCCTGGACTTATGACGAGGCCGAGCGGCTGGGTCTCGATGGCTGGGTACGCAACGAAAGCGACGGCTCGGTGACCGCACTTATCGCCGGGCCGGATGATGCCGTCGGCACCATGCTGGACCGTTTCTGGAAAGGGCCGCCGGGGGCCTCCGTTACCGATGTGGCGAGCGAAGAGGCTTCGGCCGTTCACGCCCCGGCGGGCTTTCGCATCACGCGATGACTACACCCGCTCCAGCGCCACCGCGATGCCCTGTCCGACGCCGATGCACATGGTGGAGAGTGATGCGCGGCCACCCGTCTCGGCAAGCTCCAGCGCCGCAGTTCCGGTGATGCGCGCACCCGACATGCCGAGCGGGTGACCGAGCGCGATGGCGCCGCCGTTGCGGTTGACGCGGGGATCGTCATCGGCGATGCCGAGCGCCCGCAGAACTGCGAGCCCCTGGCTGGCGAAGGCCTCGTTGAGCTCGATGACATCGAACTGATCCTGGCGCATAGCGAGGCGTGCCATGAGCTTCTGCGAGGCGGGCGCGGGGCCCATGCCCATGATCCTCGGCGGCACGCCGGCCGACGTGCCGCCGAGGATGCGGGCGATGGGTCTCAGGCGGTTCTTCTTGGCAGCCTCTTCGGAGGCGATGATCAGTGCAGCCGCACCGTCGTTGACACCGGACGCGTTGCCCGCGGTGACGGTGCCGCCCTCCCGGAAGGGTGCCTTGAGCCTCGCGAGCGCTTCGATCGTCGTGGCGCGCGGATGCTCGTCTCGGTCGATCACAACCGGCTCGCCCTTTCTCTGGGGGATGGTGACGGCGACGATCTCCCTGGCGAAGCGTCCGTTCGCCTGCGCGGCCGCCGCCTTTGCCTGGCTGCGTAGAGCGAACGCGTCCTGGTCCTCGCGCGAGACCTTGTAGTCTTCGGCGACGTTCTCGCCGGTCTCCGGCATGGAATCGACGCCATATTGCACCTTCATCAGCGGGTTGACGAAGCGCCAGCCGATCGTCGTGTCATGAATCTCGGCGTGGCGCGAAAAGGCGCCCTCGGCCTTCGGCAGCACGAAAGGCGCCCTCGACATGGATTCGACGCCGCCGGCGATCATCAGCTCCGCCTCGCCGGATTTGATCGCCCGCGCTGCCGCAATCACGGCATCCATGCCGGAGCCGCAGAGTCGGTTGATCGTCGTGCCGGGAACGCCGGTGGGGAGACCGGCAAGGAGCAGCGACATGCGGGCGACGTTGCGGTTGTCCTCGCCCGCCTGGTTGGCGCAGCCGAAGATGACGTCGTCGACCGCTTCCCAGTCGACCGATACGTTGCGGTCCATCAGCGCCTTCAGCGGAATGGCGCCGAGGTCGTCGGCGCGCACTGAAGCAAGCGAGCCGCCGAAGCGGCCGATCGGTGTGCGGATATAATCGCAGATATAAGCCTCGCGCATCACGCAGCCTCCTTTCCCGGGCCCTCATGAGCCTTTCGGGTGCGGGCGTTGATGTCGCGCAGCACCGAGAGCTCGGTCTGAGTGGGTGCCGGTGTTTCGACGACGGTTCCCGCGAACTTGATCGCCCAGCCGCAATTCCCGGCGATCTGATCCCGGGCGACGCCGGGGTGGATGGAGGTCACGGTCAGTTCCTTCGTCTCCAGATCCGGCTCCAGAATGCAGAGATCCGTGATGACGCGGGTCGGGCCGCTGGTCGTCAGCCCAAGCCGCTCACGATGATTGCCGCCTTCGCCGTGTCCCATGGAGGTGACGAAGGGCAGCGTCTCCACGAAGCCGCGCTTCGTCAGCGCCATGGTGATGAAGATGCGGCCGCAATTGGAGGCGATTTCCGGCGCACCGCCGCCTCCCGGCAGGCGCACCTTGGGATGGTCATAGGGGCCGACGACGGTGGTGTTGAGGTTGGCAAAACGGTCGATCTGCGCGCCGCCCAGAAAGCCCGTTGTTATCCGGCCGCCCTGAAGCCAGTAGCGGAACATTTCCGGCACCGAGACGGTGAAGAGCGCGGTATCGCAGAGCTCCCCGTCGCCGATCGAAAGCGGCAGCACGTCGGGCTTCGTGCCGACCGTGCCGCTCTCGTAGATCAGCGTGATATCAGGTGCATGCGTCAGCCGGGCCACATTGCAGGCTGCAGACGGCGCGCCGATGCCGACGAAGCAGACATCGTCGTTGGAGAGCGCCCGAGCCGCCGCGATCGTCATCATCTCGGTCGGGGTGAAATCCGTCATTGTCGCCTCCCTTCAAGCAACTTTGGCGGAGGTCTTCGCGGCGTGGTGGGCGAAGTCCTCAGGTTTCGCATCAAGGACGTTCTCCTTGATCCATGCGCTGAACGTCTCGCGGTCGCGGGCAATCTCGTCCCAGCGGATGTAGAAGGCGTTTGAGCGCGGATAATAGCCATGGGCATAGGACGGAAATGCGCCGCCCGGTACCTCAGCGACGGCCGTCACAGCCCAGCCAGGCAGCACCACGGAGTTGGGCGAGGGCGGGGCGAGTTCGCCGACGATCTCCTCGACCGTCACGATCGAGCGCCTGGCGGCGAGCACCGCTTCCTTCTGCACTCCGATGATCCCCTCGATCAGCACGTTGCCCTTGCGGTCGGCACGCTGGGCATGGATGATCGTCACGTCCGGGCGGATTGCCGGCACGGCAGCGAGCATCTCGCCGGTAAACGGGCAGGCGATGCTTCTGATATTAAGGTTCACCTTCGGCAGGTCGGCGCCGACATAGCCGCGGAAGGTCGCAAACGGCAGGTTCGCGGCCCCCGCCTCATAGGCATTCGCCATGGCCGCATGCGAATGTTCCTCGATCTCGATCGGCCGCGGCCACTGGTTCTCCACCGCATCCCGGAAGCGGTGCAGCGAGCCGACGCCCGGATTGCCGCCCCAGGAGAACTTCATGCCGCGTGCCGCGCCGACGCCGATCAACTGGTCGTAGAGGATGTCCGGCGTCATGCGCACGAGGAACAAGTCCTTCCGGCCCTGGCGGATCACCTCGTGTCCTGCGGCATAGGGGATCAGGTGCGTAAAGCCTTCCATGGCAACCGTATCGCCGTCCCGGACATTTTCGGCCACCGCCTCGGCAAGAGACATAATCTTCGCCATCGCTTTCCTCCTCTGATTTCGCAAGGTCGGCGGCCGAGCCTTCACACGGCATCCCCGTCAAAGCGATCGCTAAGAAATAAGCGCCCGTCCCGCCCAGGCGTCAATATTTTTTGTGCGGCATTTGATTTTTGTTCGTATATCGCACATAAATAGCTACTGTTAAGAGCAGGAGGGCACCGCCATGCGGGAAACGGACTTCGTCAGCGGCTTTGCACGTGGCCTGAGGGTGATCGAAGCTTTCGGCGAGGCTCAGCCGCGTCTTTCCATCGCAGATGCCGCAAGGATAACCGGGCTGGACAGAGCGGCGGTCAGGCGCTCGCTGCTGACGCTCTCGGAACTCGGCTATGCCGACTACGACGGCAAGTTCTTCACGCTCACGCCGAAGATCCTGCGGCTCGGCCACGCCTATCTCTCGGCAACGCCGCTGCCGACGATCGTCCAGCCTTATCTCGACCAGCTCTCGGAAAAGGCCGGGCAGAGCGCTTCTGCCTCTGTTCTCGACGGGACCGAGATCGTCTACGTGGCGCGCGCCTCACAGCGCCGGGTGATGTCGATCAATCTGATGCCGGGCTCGCGTCTTCCCGCCTACTGCGCTTCGATGGGAAGGGTGCTGCTTGCATCACTGTCCGAGGCCGAGGCACGCGGCATTCTCGGACGTTCCGAATTGAGGGCAAACACGCCGCGCACCAGAACCGACCCGGAAGAGCTGATGACCGAATTGCGGCGGGTTCGCGATGAGGGCTATGCGATTATCGACCAGGAGCTGGAGCTTGGCCTCTGCTCGATCGCGGTACCGATCGCCAATGATCGCGGACAGGTAGTCGCTGCCTTGAACATCGGCGCACCGGCCGCCCACGTGCCGGCCTGCGAGATGGCAGAGCGCTATTTGCCGCTGCTTAGGGAGACGCAAGCCGCGCTGCGGCTTGTGCTGCGGTAGCGCATCTCCGGCCGAAGGATTCCTGCGGCCCGACGACTCGGGCTCGCTGGATTCCCGCGGCGAGCATAGGCGCCGCCGCACCGCCATCGACAGGCTCCGCGCGCCCTTCTTCCGCCCTCTCAATAGCCTCGCGCTGCGCCGGCGCCGATGCGGCTGTCCGCGGCGCCGTTATAGCGGGCGCCGCCGCCGGCCTCGATCTCGGCGATGTTCTCGCCGCCGACGAGGATGCCAGCTGCCTTGCCCCAGATCGTCCAATTCTTGTCGACCTGGACGTCATGGCCCATGGCGGACAGCAGCTTGCGCGTATCGGGCGAAAGCGCATAGGGCTCCATGAAGACTTTGTCCGGAAGCCACTGA
Protein-coding regions in this window:
- a CDS encoding carbohydrate ABC transporter permease, whose product is MTANLSFDRILRFTLLSLGGLTFLAPYIFMISTAGKAQSEIFSSSLSLIPQQWSYVENFTKALSRVSMPTLLMNGVIVCAMIFVVQVVVAIPCAYAMAKLKFRAARLMMVLVMLGLLVPIHATALPLYVAFDRLAVLNSYTALVAPFSISVFAIFLFLQFFRAIPDDLIHAARLDGMSEIGIVARVVVPNAWPAITAFAIFSVVAHWNDLFWPLVVVTNQHYATPPLGLLYFRAAEAGDDYGALMAATLIITLPLVAAFLVAQKRFVEGITMTGLKG
- a CDS encoding DoxX family protein — encoded protein: MTDNSALQSSMAFLGRLLLSGIFLTSGFGKLADPSGTIGYIASAGLPLPSAAYVVALVVEIGVGILLVIGYRARWMALVLAAFTLASAVGFHANFADQNQMIHFMKNLAIAGGFLQIAAFGAGAFSLDRRAGRI
- a CDS encoding DNA translocase FtsK, translated to MRIPRTNFSTAALYDPHQADDFENPHPVAQGGAHVPAPEPAAHDHLFEAPEAPRRGPGHREEEAVYTARAARLYGHGSAYAPAEVTVSTRDPLPTLAEITGLSGEPGWESHFFLSPNVRFTRTPEREFMKRRPPATEETEPDADEAAAETPGAEAVTESMPVEPAPPVVEPELPSYSPSELLRVLTQQLPSWSAARSPVPEASIAETEAVDSPAVVGEDRAIAETPSALPVTDEAPVVPQALPVANLAPRNAGVEPDVPHQADARLAYLSDFAFFEFMPLEAAAVPPTVAEPVKEVAAVPAPIAAAPEISPPKIVAATPVEIRPQPPTAISALFRVVECRRPEPAAAEPVPAAPQDFAAEPAAAEAAAPVIADAPAPAPAEPVAPAIVPASQPAPEAPVTKAAITMPAVIQRSSPSLPPVGATERLQGGDAYAFPSKELLQEPPQGQGFFMTQEQLEQNAGLLESVLEDFGVKGEIIHVRPGPVVTLYEFEPAPGVKSSRVIGLADDIARSMSALSARVAVVPGRNVIGIELPNATRETVYFRELIESGDFQKTGCKLALCLGKTIGGEPVIAELAKMPHLLVAGTTGSGKSVAINTMILSLLYRLKPEECRLIMVDPKMLELSVYDGIPHLLTPVVTDPKKAVMALKWAVREMEDRYRKMSRLGVRNIDGYNQRAATAREKGEPIIATVQTGFEKGTGEPLFEQQEMDLSPMPYIVVIVDEMADLMMVAGKEIEGAIQRLAQMARAAGIHLIMATQRPSVDVITGTIKANFPTRISFQVTSKIDSRTILGEQGAEQLLGQGDMLHMAGGGRIARVHGPFVSDNEVEQVVAHLKTQGRPEYLETVTADEEEEEPEEDQGAVFDKSAIAAEDGNELYDQAVKVVLRDKKCSTSYIQRRLGIGYNRAASLVERMEKDGLVGPANHVGKREIIYGNRDSAPKPDSDDLD
- a CDS encoding cupredoxin domain-containing protein; amino-acid sequence: MFTSRAAIAALSMGAAAVAAPSQAETIEVTIDRLVYSPAEIEAKVGDEIEWINRDALVHTATVKGGADVILAARKSARLLLQEPGSFDYICRYHPNMKGHITVRP
- a CDS encoding DUF4142 domain-containing protein, which codes for MTIRLTTAAAVAALLLGASGAFGNDKPTDPQIAHIAYTAGVIDIEAAKQAIATSKNRTVVEFAESMLRDHDSVNKQALDLVKKLNVTPEDNDTSKSLSQAAETKRQELAELKGAEFDRAYIEHEIAYHKQVNGALETLLIPSAQNAELKSLLETGLKLFQGHEQHAEHVAAELK
- a CDS encoding RNA polymerase sigma factor, with the translated sequence MPIAEPDLGVNAPPSPQDLARFRAIMQAHNRKLYRIARSILRDSGDAEDALQEAYVRAFTHFHRFRGDAAITTWLARIVINEALGRLRKRRRETKSAKDMRQSQEAEIIAFPLNAGISDPEKTMAQRQILDLVERLTDDLPDAYRSVFVLRVIEGLGNEEAAALLDLKPETARTRLHRARRILKDRLERQIGPVLLDAFPFAGRRCERLTETVLVRISSQHREAKEK
- a CDS encoding acylphosphatase, whose protein sequence is MMEDRRAALVRITGRVQGVSFRAWTYDEAERLGLDGWVRNESDGSVTALIAGPDDAVGTMLDRFWKGPPGASVTDVASEEASAVHAPAGFRITR
- the pcaF gene encoding 3-oxoadipyl-CoA thiolase, which produces MREAYICDYIRTPIGRFGGSLASVRADDLGAIPLKALMDRNVSVDWEAVDDVIFGCANQAGEDNRNVARMSLLLAGLPTGVPGTTINRLCGSGMDAVIAAARAIKSGEAELMIAGGVESMSRAPFVLPKAEGAFSRHAEIHDTTIGWRFVNPLMKVQYGVDSMPETGENVAEDYKVSREDQDAFALRSQAKAAAAQANGRFAREIVAVTIPQRKGEPVVIDRDEHPRATTIEALARLKAPFREGGTVTAGNASGVNDGAAALIIASEEAAKKNRLRPIARILGGTSAGVPPRIMGMGPAPASQKLMARLAMRQDQFDVIELNEAFASQGLAVLRALGIADDDPRVNRNGGAIALGHPLGMSGARITGTAALELAETGGRASLSTMCIGVGQGIAVALERV
- a CDS encoding CoA-transferase subunit beta; this encodes MTDFTPTEMMTIAAARALSNDDVCFVGIGAPSAACNVARLTHAPDITLIYESGTVGTKPDVLPLSIGDGELCDTALFTVSVPEMFRYWLQGGRITTGFLGGAQIDRFANLNTTVVGPYDHPKVRLPGGGGAPEIASNCGRIFITMALTKRGFVETLPFVTSMGHGEGGNHRERLGLTTSGPTRVITDLCILEPDLETKELTVTSIHPGVARDQIAGNCGWAIKFAGTVVETPAPTQTELSVLRDINARTRKAHEGPGKEAA
- a CDS encoding CoA transferase subunit A, producing the protein MAKIMSLAEAVAENVRDGDTVAMEGFTHLIPYAAGHEVIRQGRKDLFLVRMTPDILYDQLIGVGAARGMKFSWGGNPGVGSLHRFRDAVENQWPRPIEIEEHSHAAMANAYEAGAANLPFATFRGYVGADLPKVNLNIRSIACPFTGEMLAAVPAIRPDVTIIHAQRADRKGNVLIEGIIGVQKEAVLAARRSIVTVEEIVGELAPPSPNSVVLPGWAVTAVAEVPGGAFPSYAHGYYPRSNAFYIRWDEIARDRETFSAWIKENVLDAKPEDFAHHAAKTSAKVA